A single genomic interval of halophilic archaeon DL31 harbors:
- a CDS encoding FAD dependent oxidoreductase (PFAM: FAD dependent oxidoreductase~KEGG: nmg:Nmag_3929 FAD dependent oxidoreductase), translated as MDVLVVGAGVAGCQVARELAADHDVTVLDKQGVASGATGLSAGIVAPTLFYAETPDVARYANRFFREFDGTAGFDFTHRNRLDFVTEGELDEHRERAERLADEGFPVRYLDAEEIPEEYPGFTPENSEFVGAVEFEDTGWVDPYSYANALATVAEERGATIETGVSVDSVTVGDGAVTGVETDSGRYEADAVVLAACWRTQELLPGDVEIPIRPYRTQVLILEPDEPLGERFPLGRIGSEHLYFRPEHNGDLLIGGEHHLIDDPAAVSGDADESFKLDVAAFVPSLMTGFDNAGFVNGWAGVDAATPDTRPIIDTVGPDGLAVATGFNGLGVMASPVVGPTMRERLTGEAAPFTTEPFSLSRFDSLSPDFEYVSTSEV; from the coding sequence ATGGACGTACTCGTTGTCGGCGCGGGTGTCGCCGGCTGTCAGGTCGCGCGGGAACTCGCGGCCGACCACGACGTGACCGTACTCGACAAGCAGGGCGTCGCGTCCGGCGCGACGGGCCTTTCGGCCGGTATCGTCGCCCCGACGCTGTTCTACGCCGAAACGCCCGACGTGGCCCGGTACGCCAACCGCTTCTTCCGCGAGTTCGATGGGACTGCCGGCTTCGATTTCACCCACCGGAACCGTCTTGATTTTGTCACCGAGGGGGAACTCGACGAACACCGCGAGCGTGCCGAACGTCTCGCCGACGAGGGGTTCCCAGTACGGTATCTCGATGCCGAGGAAATTCCCGAGGAGTACCCCGGTTTCACGCCCGAGAACTCCGAGTTCGTGGGCGCCGTGGAGTTCGAGGATACCGGCTGGGTTGACCCGTACTCCTACGCGAACGCGCTCGCGACGGTTGCCGAGGAGCGCGGTGCGACCATCGAGACGGGCGTCAGCGTCGATTCTGTCACCGTTGGGGACGGCGCGGTCACGGGTGTCGAGACGGATTCGGGGCGCTACGAGGCTGACGCGGTGGTGCTGGCGGCATGCTGGCGAACGCAGGAGCTGCTCCCCGGTGATGTGGAGATTCCCATCCGCCCCTACCGCACGCAGGTGCTGATTCTCGAACCCGACGAGCCGTTGGGCGAGCGGTTCCCGCTCGGTCGCATCGGGAGCGAACACCTCTACTTCCGGCCGGAGCACAACGGCGACCTGCTCATCGGCGGCGAACACCACCTCATCGACGACCCGGCCGCAGTTTCGGGCGACGCCGACGAGTCGTTCAAACTCGACGTTGCGGCGTTCGTCCCATCGCTGATGACTGGGTTCGACAACGCCGGCTTCGTCAACGGCTGGGCCGGCGTCGACGCGGCGACACCCGACACCCGGCCCATCATCGACACTGTCGGGCCGGACGGGCTCGCCGTCGCGACGGGGTTCAACGGACTGGGCGTGATGGCCTCGCCCGTCGTCGGGCCCACCATGCGCGAACGGCTGACCGGTGAAGCGGCACCGTTCACGACCGAGCCGTTCTCGCTCTCCCGGTTCGACTCGCTCTCCCCCGACTTCGAGTACGTCTCGACCTCCGAGGTGTAG
- a CDS encoding FAD dependent oxidoreductase (PFAM: FAD dependent oxidoreductase~KEGG: nmg:Nmag_3845 FAD dependent oxidoreductase) — MSDDSPATANPLDATYDLAVVGGGVIGCATAAALAPDHDVLVVEKGQVAGEATALAAGEITITPSYNDYPEVAAHANGFFHEFDGTRQFEYEPRPSLELVRPGRGELAQRRVNRLQGDGIDVEFLNADAVSETAPRLRTEDIDGAIRYAETGFVDPYTFAVTLRQEAEAAGATFLTDTTVEGLTIDGTGEDASITGFETEVGAVEAEQVLVAAGWRSPQFLDPHLEIPVQPYRTQCLVLDPGEPLDEAFPMGWIPGEHVYYRPELNGDLLVGGWSFAVDDPEGASGQADEEFREHVAGLLPRFFEGFDRAGYVDGWAGVDGATPDTRPIVDAPDAGPEGLLVAAGFHGRGVMTAPVAATLVRSFVTGEETALPEQVFALDRFESTSPDFEFTSISAGEDDYDDEA, encoded by the coding sequence GTGAGCGACGACAGCCCTGCGACGGCGAACCCACTCGACGCAACGTACGACCTCGCCGTCGTCGGCGGCGGCGTCATCGGCTGTGCAACAGCGGCGGCACTCGCACCCGACCACGACGTGCTCGTGGTCGAGAAGGGGCAGGTCGCCGGCGAAGCGACGGCGCTCGCGGCGGGTGAAATCACGATCACGCCCTCCTACAACGACTACCCAGAGGTAGCAGCTCACGCGAACGGCTTCTTCCACGAGTTCGACGGCACTCGGCAGTTCGAGTACGAGCCCCGACCCAGCCTGGAGCTGGTTCGGCCGGGGCGGGGTGAACTGGCCCAGCGCCGGGTGAACCGCCTACAGGGCGACGGTATCGACGTGGAGTTCCTCAACGCGGATGCGGTGTCAGAGACAGCCCCCCGGCTGCGAACCGAGGATATCGACGGCGCGATCCGGTACGCCGAGACCGGCTTCGTCGACCCGTACACCTTCGCGGTCACGCTCCGACAGGAGGCCGAGGCCGCGGGGGCGACGTTCCTCACGGATACGACTGTGGAGGGGCTCACTATCGACGGGACGGGTGAGGACGCCTCCATCACTGGGTTCGAAACCGAAGTTGGAGCCGTCGAGGCCGAGCAGGTGCTCGTCGCCGCGGGGTGGCGGAGTCCGCAGTTCCTGGACCCACACCTCGAGATTCCGGTCCAACCCTACCGCACCCAGTGTCTGGTGCTCGACCCTGGGGAGCCCCTGGACGAGGCGTTCCCAATGGGCTGGATTCCGGGCGAGCACGTCTACTACCGACCGGAACTCAACGGCGATCTGCTCGTTGGTGGCTGGTCGTTCGCCGTGGACGACCCCGAAGGAGCCAGTGGGCAGGCCGACGAGGAGTTCCGCGAACATGTCGCGGGACTGCTCCCGCGCTTCTTCGAGGGGTTCGACCGTGCGGGCTACGTCGACGGCTGGGCCGGTGTCGATGGGGCGACACCGGACACGCGACCGATTGTCGACGCACCCGACGCTGGCCCCGAGGGACTGTTGGTCGCTGCGGGCTTTCACGGCCGCGGCGTGATGACGGCGCCGGTGGCAGCGACGCTGGTGCGCTCGTTCGTGACTGGGGAGGAGACGGCGCTCCCCGAACAGGTGTTCGCGCTCGACCGATTCGAATCGACCTCGCCTGATTTCGAGTTCACCTCGATTTCGGCGGGCGAAGACGATTACGACGACGAAGCCTGA
- a CDS encoding Glutamate-1-semialdehyde 2,1-aminomutase (KEGG: nmg:Nmag_3847 aminotransferase class-III~PFAM: Aminotransferase class-III), with the protein MSKPDTEYDHAKRLREKTTRSRKFHDRAEAVTPLGVESNVRAFDPYPFYIEEAEGSYVTDMDGNEYLDFLLALGPVILGHTHSEVADAVAEQARKCDLTATPQPIAFEYMEKVKEMTPSIEQVRLANSGSEATMHAMRVARSYTGNDIIAKPEGGYAGAHDYALQSVYASEEAMGPEDEPNTVSYGTGIPDVVSDTVVAFPFNDKEATEKILRKHADDMAAVIIEPVMFSCGCLKPRDGYHEFLRELTEELGIVLIWDEVMTGFRLGPQSAQGRFGITPDMTTFAKVAGGGYQMAGFGGKKEIMQEIAPPKKKEAHKWNTAAFHGGTYNGHPVSAAAGLKTLEILDERDVYEHIEEMGDRLFTGLQEVADDVGIDVNVQHIGSMGQVYMTDHDIHSYRDTWHSNGEQFADWWLEAAGRGVLFGNPMQGERFFTTYTTTEEQVDHALEVAEEAFRAVDHPY; encoded by the coding sequence ATGAGTAAACCTGACACGGAGTACGACCACGCGAAACGGCTCCGCGAGAAGACCACGCGGAGCCGGAAGTTCCACGACCGTGCGGAGGCGGTGACGCCGCTGGGCGTGGAGTCGAACGTCCGAGCATTCGACCCTTACCCGTTCTACATCGAGGAGGCGGAGGGTTCCTACGTCACCGACATGGACGGCAACGAGTATCTCGACTTCCTGCTGGCGCTGGGTCCGGTCATTCTGGGCCACACCCACTCCGAGGTGGCCGACGCCGTGGCCGAGCAGGCCCGGAAGTGTGACCTGACCGCGACCCCCCAGCCCATCGCCTTCGAGTATATGGAGAAGGTCAAGGAGATGACCCCGAGCATCGAGCAGGTGCGACTGGCCAACTCCGGCTCCGAGGCGACGATGCACGCTATGCGTGTCGCGCGTTCCTACACGGGCAACGACATCATCGCCAAACCCGAGGGCGGCTACGCGGGCGCCCACGACTACGCGCTCCAGTCGGTTTACGCCTCTGAGGAGGCAATGGGTCCCGAGGACGAACCCAACACCGTCTCCTACGGGACGGGCATCCCGGACGTGGTGTCGGACACCGTCGTCGCGTTCCCGTTCAACGACAAGGAGGCGACCGAGAAAATCCTCCGCAAGCACGCCGACGACATGGCCGCGGTCATCATCGAGCCGGTGATGTTCTCCTGTGGCTGTCTCAAGCCCCGGGACGGCTACCACGAGTTCCTGCGCGAGCTGACCGAAGAACTCGGTATCGTCCTCATCTGGGACGAAGTGATGACTGGCTTCCGCCTCGGTCCCCAGTCCGCACAGGGTCGCTTCGGCATCACGCCGGACATGACCACGTTCGCGAAGGTGGCCGGCGGCGGCTACCAGATGGCCGGCTTCGGCGGGAAAAAAGAGATTATGCAGGAAATTGCGCCACCGAAGAAGAAGGAGGCCCACAAGTGGAACACCGCGGCGTTCCACGGCGGCACCTACAACGGCCACCCCGTTTCGGCCGCTGCAGGCCTCAAGACGCTCGAAATCCTGGACGAGCGCGACGTGTACGAGCATATCGAGGAGATGGGTGACCGACTGTTCACCGGACTGCAGGAGGTCGCCGACGACGTGGGCATCGACGTGAACGTCCAGCATATCGGCTCGATGGGGCAGGTGTACATGACCGACCACGACATCCACAGCTACCGGGACACCTGGCACTCCAACGGGGAGCAGTTCGCCGACTGGTGGCTCGAGGCTGCGGGCCGCGGCGTCCTCTTCGGCAACCCGATGCAGGGCGAGCGGTTCTTCACGACCTACACCACCACCGAGGAGCAGGTCGACCACGCGCTCGAAGTGGCCGAGGAAGCGTTCCGCGCCGTCGACCACCCGTACTAA